In Nasonia vitripennis strain AsymCx chromosome 2, Nvit_psr_1.1, whole genome shotgun sequence, a genomic segment contains:
- the LOC100121997 gene encoding protein PRRC2C isoform X1 — protein MSTLSGIVSKGEKGKTKYQSIDINSLYRSSRGESLEQHQQKNTVPRKHGMQSLGKVPSARRPPANLPSLRSEISSSDPAVSLVPSGGSGWATTKETAPTTSTTTTANTPSDNTTTNSSPAQCTTGPTPTSLTSQQHPPLPGQQSSTQSPHPSEAGNKSSWSAIMSRSGDAAIGYAGLVESGRGVRGALGLSFLAHQSPQFQHEFPSLSGQSSASVSNQGQQQTSSTATNANAAQHQSMLQQQSYSHNHSGGGPTGQQPPQNRENAQYGPGPSLRPQSEGSWIQGGSRIPAGQGAGGAVGMAGSGNIPGVQGPPLGRGGPALGSDGPAGGRPNSGPSPGTAMGPAGQHAGAQNDQNQQVGPNMHHYRGIIPPFMYRGNFPAGGNFQAQFPAGGPRPRFNYPSGREPPQQQQQQQRPEREGRGGPPQQPVEEEIVPRPIIKEEDLSRMDDISRDAGWTASDDIDYNQKLAFSDDEAENDSAPPPSTHSGLPSKSKPSDDVRKQEQQDKHALGHGHGHSHPNEDKHLHDDKEPPQQLNARDHLKRDDQKESVGPGNRNEPRGEMQSLRSWNNQGPVPRDYRGPPPSNYPIPQQPPLRTVHSVRDEEEELWHQRRREQGEKVASAVERARQRKEEEEKRFQEITKQAAAKKLQDLENKLKEKHKLKDDDHQHSGNESGGSKSGPVSGPVIPVPEWEREREGRERSRTSSSEGVGAKDDIKAAGRGDSQSSSSQQSQSEFRQIDRPSFMRQQQQASAEQSTGSGGGTGSIRNERDRERERERDQREMREPAFSRHFQSNLPPRFQKQQAERSGAGAGGAPNSRLSPSAERSQPVSFSQQYDPSRWVHNHSNSLSSSMKSGHALSAPPRRTRADSDVSGPLDDDLGPGGNSRPGPRAPPAPRSDERHRHSGSGRYEPARKQGSDGGYYDDYPPRRSERGDRYKDYEYDDRHGRDGRDTGSWADQHPDRRYDDKPEGRDAREGRDGRDLRDRDLRDKKDYDNYSKGPTSQDSFDDQPQASQHGRGDSSGPEWREERRDLRSHDDRSGSAESNRRSGGELSRSGDELQRSERPQRPDSRDSRTSRESRGSLRTADDDFHNNKSSRDSGSWAACNDFSDYEDNKKQQQHIFREDIRDRDRDRDREGPPPPRDRRQPSGPVTKDKLDQEEIKRGGLAQLKRNEPLDKKEPGKPTDQSLDTKKDSSELAWNRGKPERTPEPRETKSTAWADAVSPTFEKEEEEKRMMMESQHSNDDDKKLAQSIEKLSIDGGKRLAGSDLEATHNDTDKDSLKDDKRDKNARNRASSSGSRGPRGGESRAARTWGSGGGNGGTGSGTVSSGTGAGNANSGANAGNAGGAFNNSNAYGQRTWRGAEPPPARGRRAAGPRSMGGRPGSAKSGTYDRTDSELSGDELVSGSTDSTKDERRPSAARSPKPSAPKGEKEERNRNAASSRKEDQLQQQNQQQQPSRGGDYQRENQRDNQRDNQRDNQRENQRENQRENQRDSQSRNNKRAEGAADFADSRGSGRPSREGFAPSGEPSRRGRGGFRNNRGSASTTGSAASGRMEGYGPPPSKSPFSSDRIDENNSGKQQHSSTPTPSEHEDGGNATNQSESTDDKIIAKQQALTAGITGRHAKSPNQLNAANHEGSGGNARGAKKEDSRSKRTRSGSRRGRGGGGAGSEHRSRGVNNANNKNELGNEDWETTSENSEEHADDRKHGSRSGKSFGSRGERRENANAVGNNAQQHPREPREPRGNRENRENREPRGEKGGQKSSNAQSNRAPGGGEKGRNAQNAAERAGNRDNGQRNHHSGNIPPLMQNSQAQNGRPRSQGSANAGPINNMKSSIINKDSTVNRIDEIKLNDPNLVNQALNDINTKQSKDKRGGNAPDMDVDSNCIDDGMNAGDEKIDADGFQEVRSKKNVKESSRQQQQKEEQQQSSKPGRRDRDKDRGERDRSKSKTNGPQSQQQQGQQQGQNIPSLLGQPIGQAGAGAPPKQYERNASRQKLAPRFQKQRLAKQQQQQQAGGNESSDSATGKAQNQQANTIKDAPGGVALPPTVNAWDKPFTGGSSSRSPPSPAAAAVPADIQLMSGLTGQNSAAAEHEAAGHADSQQQTGATTGNSQRNSPNCDKVSSGKLAQVKEAGGPGQDKGGQDSSSPPVQTLIFENTNYSKNTKNSVGSAGDMAIKSKYSNHIKAQSRDKRASDIEDDNAQLQQHQQQSLAVAFSSKPNELMKDKLPQQQQEPIQMPLSFNNKEDNADMKLDFTFDSDLSQLTEDKSKSLGMPRSMHITGGQSTISPSTAELNLKIASVKKVWENAPPMPTVVEHEVDGSVVSTANSFPQAFESNDVDDSYSAHQQYNQANMKNEITTSTNVCKLVPPQVKPQQQSSGGGGAQPGSSVPGPSPIGPGQSPIGHPPASLQGPLSPPPFNSTGQPSHMNYQEFAQYPGSQPAQYGSMSAIPSPPAVLFNTGSGQLPAQAGGLYGAFQLDQSRSPFTQYPPYAASLQSSFNQQNMYLQQPPPPHAPNAPTPDIYQNNLSQYRLTAAAAPPFGQNQQLSNNPNTVLISSSSNSLMSATVKPSSQPIGAIGTKAPHFQAPSAPPQASQLTYIPYDPNQVLGVSGSYMGNSQLVQRPGPNVQPSANNYYSATSAGKPNMCLYVFSGSQTGFYQPGGAAQQTGAHYSLQGFGQHSQSLATGNAPPVGLQNFGSQFLSGSGLQIAAAAAAQQYRNPTGGLPGPANAAATFLSKHQQQEQPRQLKSPSGNQQDVIASVFSSTSPKSRKQQSSSQQPQPSPTQHHKFQQYQGVSQSALVSSYPNYVLQQQNVRGMGGMPPRGGIQPSQQRYPPPIQRPVVPFPPGPNPNNSQQGQQQQNCMPNQQQQSQMNRHRPNIHQQQQQQRNMKMQQQYYSGQSNVKMDSNDKVDSHNDKISDNNAGNQSSGNKSNANPPESDNKEEVSQQNE, from the exons ATGTCTACTCTGTCGGGGATTGTGTCGAAGGGGGAGAAAGGAAAGACAAAGTACCAATCGATAGATATCAATAGTTTGTACAGGTCGAGCAGG GGAGAGTCTTTGGAACAACACCAGCAGAAGAATACAGTACCCCGCAAACATGGAATGCAAAGCTTGGGAAAGGTGCCCTCGGCGCGCCGACCACCTGCTAATCTGCCTAGTTTGAGAAGTGAGATCAGTAGCAGCGATCCAGCTGTCAGTTTAGTACCTAGCGGCGGAAGCGGTTGGGCCACGACCAAGGAAACAGCACCTACAACTAGTACCACAACAACAGCAAACACTCCATCCGATAACACTACT ACCAACTCATCACCCGCACAATGTACAACAGGACCCACACCCACGTCTCTGACATCACAACAGCATCCACCACTGCCAGGGCAACAAAGCAGTACACAATCTCCACATCCATCAGAAGCAGGGAACAAGTCATCATGGAGCGCAATCATGAGCAGATCAGGAGATGCTG CAATTGGTTACGCGGGGCTTGTGGAGTCAGGGAGAGGTGTAAGAGGTGCTCTTGGACTGAGCTTCCTTGCCCATCAGTCCCCGCAGTTCCAACACGAATTTCCCAGTCTCAGCGGGCAGTCCTCTGCCTCAGTCTCAAATCAGGGCCAGCAACAAACCTCCTCAACGGCTACAAATGCAAATGCTGCGCAGCACCAATCAATGCTGCAGCAACAGTCGTATTCCCACAACCACTCAG gagGTGGACCGACAGGTCAGCAGCCACCACAAAACCGAGAAAACGCACAATACGGTCCTGGGCCAAGTCTACGTCCCCAAA GCGAAGGAAGCTGGATCCAAGGTGGAAGTCGCATACCGGCTGGGCAAGGTGCAGGGGGAGCAGTAGGAATGGCCGGAAGTGGGAATATTCCGGGGGTCCAGGGCCCCCCGCTTGGCCGTGGCGGTCCAGCTCTAGGTTCAGATGGTCCCGCTGGCGGACGACCGAACTCGGGCCCGTCGCCAGGCACGGCCATGGGCCCGGCAGGCCAACATGCCGGAGCACAGAACGATCAGAACCAGCAGGTCGGACCCAACATGCATCACTACAGAGGCATCATTCCTCCATTC ATGTATAGAGGCAATTTTCCAGCTGGTGGAAACTTCCAGGCACAGTTCCCTGCAGGCGGACCGAGACCCCGCTTTAACTATCCGTCGGGTCGCGAGCCAccgcagcaacaacaacaacagcaacgtCCCGAACGTGAGGGTCGTGGTGGTCCGCCGCAGCAGCCCGTTGAAGAAGAAATCGTACCGCGCCCTATCATCAAGGAAGAGGACTTGTCGCGCATGGACGACATCTCGCGCGACGCCGGCTGGACGGCTTCCGACGATATCGATTACAATCAAAAACTAGCCTTCAGCGACGACGAGGCAGAGAATGATTCGGCTCCGCCGCCGTCTACTCATTCTGGCCTGCCAAGCAAGTCTAAACCGTCGGACGATGTTCGTAAACAGGAGCAGCAGGATAAGCATGCTCTCGGCCATGGTCATGGTCACTCTCATCCAAATGAGGACAAACATTTGCATGATGATAAAGAGCCGCCACAGCAACTCAATGCCCGCGATCACTTGAAGCGCGATGATCAGAAGGAGAGCGTTGGTCCCGGTAACAGGAATGAGCCCAGAGGCGAAATGCAGTCACTGCGCTCGTGGAATAACCAGGGCCCCGTGCCTCGTGATTATCGTGGACCACCACCATCTAACTACCCGATACCACAACAACCACCTTTGAGAACTGTACACTCCGTAAGAG atgaagaagaagaactgTGGCACCAGCGTCGCCGTGAGCAGGGTGAGAAGGTCGCATCAGCTGTAGAGCGCGCTCGCCAGCGcaaagaggaagaagagaaaCGTTTTCAGGAAATTACAAAGCAGGCTGCAGCTAAGAAACTCCAGGATCTGGAAAACAAGCTTAAAGAGAAGCATAAGCTAAAGGATGACGATCACCAACATTCGGGCAACGAGAGTGGCGGCAGCAAGTCTGGCCCCGTGTCAGGTCCGGTTATACCCGTGCCCGAGTGGGAAAGGGAGCGCGAGGGCCGCGAGCGTTCACGTACTTCGTCCTCAGAAGGTGTTGGAGCCAAGGACGATATCAAGGCAGCAGGCCGTGGCGATTCTCAATCATCATCGAGTCAACAGTCACAAAGTGAGTTCCGCCAGATAGACCGTCCTTCTTTCATGCGCCAGCAACAGCAGGCTTCTGCCGAGCAGTCGaccggcagcggcggcggcacagGTAGCATCCGCAACGAGCGTGAtcgcgagcgtgagcgtgagcGTGATCAGCGCGAGATGAGGGAGCCTGCCTTCTCCCGGCACTTTCAGAGCAATCTGCCGCCGAGATTCCAAAAGCAGCAGGCGGAGAGAAGCGGCGCCGGTGCAGGTGGGGCTCCCAATAGCCGGCTGTCCCCCAGCGCCGAACGCTCGCAGCCAGTTTCATTTTCGCAGCAATACGACCCAAGTCGATGGGTCCATAACCATTCTAACTCATTGA GCAGCAGCATGAAGTCCGGACATGCGCTCTCGGCTCCACCGCGTCGTACGCGCGCCGACTCTGACGTCTCGGGACCGCTTGACGATGACCTGGGCCCCGGCGGCAACAGCAGGCCTGGCCCTCGGGCCCCGCCAGCCCCGCGCTCCGATGAGCGACACCGACACTCTGGTAGCGGACGTTACGAACCTGCTAGAAAGCAGGGCTCTGACGGAGGCTACTATGACGACTACCCACCACGCAGGTCTGAACGGGGTGATCGCTACAAGGACTATGAGTATGACGACAGACACGGCAGAGACGGAAGAGATACTGGCAGCTGGGCAGATCAGCATCCTGACCGCCGATACGATGATAAACCAGAGGGCAGAGACGCTCGTGAAGGGCGGGATGGCAGAGATCTTAGAGACAGAGATCTCAGAGACAAGAAAGATTATGATAATTACTCTAAG gGTCCAACATCGCAAGACTCATTCGACGACCAACCACAAGCCAGCCAACATGGTCGTGGCGATTCAAGCGGACCAGAATGGCGTGAAGAACGTCGCGACTTGCGCTCGCATGACGATCGTTCCGGCTCAGCCGAAAGCAATCGCCGTAGTGGTGGCGAGTTGTCGCGCTCGGGTGACGAGCTGCAGCGCAGCGAACGTCCTCAGCGCCCGGACTCACGCGACAGCCGAACTTCCCGTGAATCCAGAGGCTCGCTCCGGACTGCCGATGACGACTTTCACAACAACAAGTCGTCCCGAGACAGTGGTTCCTGGGCGGCTTGCAATGATTTTTCCGATTACGAAGACAACAAGAAACAACAGCAGCATATTTTTCGCGAGGACATACGCGATCGGGACCGGGATCGGGATCGCGAGGGACCGCCGCCCCCGCGCGACCGTAGACAGCCGTCAGGTCCGGTAACTAAAGATAAGCTTGACCAGGAGGAGATTAAACGCGGCGGACTTGCTCAGCTGAAACGCAACGAGCCGCTAGACAAGAAGGAGCCTGGCAAGCCGACCGACCAGTCCCTTGACACTAAAAAAGATAGCAGTGAATTAGCCTGGAATCGCGGTAAACCCGAGCGTACGCCTGAGCCCCGTGAAACCAAGAGCACTGCTTGGGCGGATGCAGTTTCGCCCACTTTTgagaaggaggaagaagagaaaCGCATGATGATGGAGTCACAGCACAGCAATGATGACGACAAGAAATTGGCCCAGAGCATCGAGAAGCTGAGCATTGATGGTGGCAAGCGCTTGGCGGGCAGCGACCTCGAGGCTACACACAACGACACTGACAAAGATTCTCTCAAGGATGATAAGCGCGATAAGAACGCGCGTAACCGAgctagcagcagcggctctcGTGGTCCCCGTGGCGGCGAGTCTCGTGCAGCCCGTACATGGGGCAGCGGTGGCGGCAACGGCGGCACTGGCTCCGGTACTGTTAGTAGTGGAACTGGTGCAGGGAATGCAAACAGTGGTGCTAACGCTGGAAATGCCGGAGGCGCCTTTAACAACAGTAACGCTTACGGCCAGCGAACTTGGCGAGGTGCAGAACCTCCTCCAGCTCGCGGACGCCGAGCAGCCGGTCCTCGATCTATGGGAGGTCGGCCAGGTTCCGCTAAGAGTGGAACTTACGATCGCACTGATTCAGAGCTTAGCGGAGACGAGTTGGTTTCGGGCTCCACTGATTCCACCAAGGATGAGAGGCGACCCTCTGCAGCAAGATCGCCTAAGCCGTCTGCTCCTAAAGGTGAGAAGGAAGAGCGCAATCGCAACGCTGCATCTTCGAGGAAAGAAGATCAACTACAGCAACAGAATCAGCAGCAACAACCTTCTCGCGGCGGAGACTATCAACGGGAAAATCAAAGAGATAACCAGAGAGATAATCAAAGAGACAACCAGAGAGAAAATCAGAGAGAAAACCAAAGGGAAAACCAGAGGGACAGCCAATCACGCAATAATAAGCGTGCTGAAGGTGCAGCTGATTTTGCAGATTCACGCGGATCTGGACGACCAAGTCGAGAGGGCTTCGCCCCGTCAGGAGAGCCTTCGCGCCGCGGTCGCGGTGGGTTTCGCAATAACCGCGGATCAGCCAGTACAACTGGGAGCGCCGCCAGTGGGCGCATGGAGGGTTACGGCCCGCCGCCCAGCAAAAGCCCCTTTTCCTCGGACAGAATTGACGAAAACAATAGTGGCAAGCAGCAACACTCATCCACTCCTACTCCCTCCGAGCACGAAGACGGCGGAAACGCGACTAACCAATCCGAGTCCACTGACGATAAAATCATTGCCAAGCAACAGGCCTTGACTGCCGGTATTACCGGTAGACATGCCAAGTCGCCTAACCAGCTTAACGCCGCTAACCACGAGGGCAGCGGTGGTAACGCTCGAGGCGCCAAGAAGGAGGATTCAAGATCCAAGAGAACGAGGAGTGGAAGCAGAAGAGGCCGCGGAGGCGGTGGTGCTGGAAGCGAGCATCGTTCGCGAGGCGTGAATAATGCCAACAATAAAAACGAACTTGGTAATGAAGATTGGGAAACGACATCTGAGAACAGCGAGGAGCACGCTGATGACAGGAAACACGGTAGCCGCTCTGGCAAGTCATTCGGAAGCAGGGgtgaaagaagagaaaatgCTAACGCCGTCGGCAACAATGCACAGCAGCATCCCAGAGAGCCTAGAGAGCCAAGAGGTAACAGAGAGAACAGAGAGAACAGAGAACCACGAGGTGAGAAAGGCGGTCAAAAGTCTTCCAATGCGCAGTCGAATCGTGCACCCGGTGGTGGCGAAAAAGGTCGAAATGCTCAGAACGCCGCTGAACGCGCGGGCAACAGAGACAACGGCCAACGTAATCATCACTCGGGAAATATTCCACCGCTAATGCAGAACTCGCAAGCGCAAAATGGTAGACCTAGAAGCCAAGGCTCGGCTAATGCTGGACCCATCAACAACATGAAGTCCTCCATCATCAACAAAGATTCTACGGTGAACAGGATCGATGAGATAAAGCTGAACGATCCCAACCTAGTGAATCAGGCACTTAACGACATCAACACTAAGCAGTCAAAGGACAAGCGCGGTGGTAACGCACCCGACATGGATGTCGATAGTAACTGTATAGATGACGGCATGAACGCTGGCGACGAAAAGATCGATGCCGATGGCTTCCAGGAAGTCCGCTCAAAGAAGAACGTCAAAGAGTCGAgccgccagcagcagcaaaaggAGGAGCAACAGCAAAGCTCGAAACCTGGACGTCGCGATCGGGACAAGGACCGTGGTGAGCGCGACCGCTCGAAATCCAAGACCAACGGTCCCCAATCTCAACAGCAACAGGGTCAGCAGCAAGGCCAGAACATCCCATCTCTTCTTGGACAACCTATCGGTCAGGCCGGTGCTGGTGCTCCGCCTAAGCAATACGAGCGCAACGCCAGTCGCCAGAAGCTAGCGCCACGCTTCCAAAAGCAGCGACTAGccaagcagcagcaacagcagcaggccGGTGGAAACGAATCCAGCGATTCTGCCACTGGTAAGGCACAAAACCAGCAAGCCAATACAATTAAAGATGCGCCTGGCGGTGTGGCGCTCCCTCCAACCGTCAATGCTTGGGATAAACCGTTCACAGGTGGATCCTCGAGCCGCTCGCCCCCGTCGCCGGCTGCCGCAGCGGTGCCAGCCGACATCCAGCTGATGTCGGGCCTGACCGGGCAGAACAGCGCTGCAGCCGAGCACGAGGCCGCCGGCCACGCCGActcgcagcagcagacggGGGCCACGACCGGTAACAGCCAGCGCAACTCGCCCAACTGCGACAAAGTCAGCAGCGGTAAGCTTGCGCAGGTAAAGGAGGCCGGCGGCCCTGGACAGGACAAGGGTGGCCAGGACTCCTCCTCACCCCCGGTACAAACCCTCATATTTGAAAACACCAATTACTCGAAAAACACTAAGAATAGCGTCGGCTCTGCCGGCGATATGGCCATCAAGTCCAAATACTCGAACCACATTAAGGCCCAGTCACGCGATAAGCGAGCTAGCGACATCGAGGATGACAACGCACAGCTGCaacagcaccagcagcagtcACTGGCGGTAGCGTTCTCCAGCAAGCCCAACGAACTGATGAAGGACAAGCTGCCCCAGCAGCAACAGGAGCCAATACAGATGCCGCTCTCATTTAACAACAAGGAGGACAATGCAGACATGAAGCTGGACTTCACGTTCGACTCAGATCTGTCGCAGCTTACAGAAGATAAGAGCAAGAGTCTTGGTATGCCTAGATCTATGCACATCACCGGCGGTCAGAGCACGATATCTCCCTCTACAGCTGAGCTCAATCTGAAGATAGCATCAGTTAAGAaggtttgggagaacgctccGCCAATGCCGACAGTGGTTGAGCATGAGGTAGACGGCAGCGTGGTCAGTACGGCGAACAGTTTCCCCCAAGCTTTCGAAAGCAATGATGTCGATGACAGCTACAGCGCTCATCAACAGTACAACCAGGCTAACATGAAGAATGAGATCACCACCTCGACGAATGTATGCAAG CTGGTTCCCCCGCAGGTGAAGCCGCAGCAACAGTCGTCCGGTGGCGGCGGAGCACAACCTGGCTCCTCGGTTCCCGGACCTAGTCCCATTGGACCTGGTCAGAGTCCGATCGGTCATCCACCAGCTAGCCTCCAGGGACCTCTTAGTCCTCCGCCCTTCAATTCCACCGGACAGCCATCACACATGAATTATCag GAATTTGCGCAGTACCCGGGCTCGCAGCCGGCTCAGTACGGCAGCATGTCGGCAATCCCTTCGCCTCCAGCCGTCCTCTTCAACACGGGCTCAGGCCAGCTGCCCGCCCAAGCAGGCGGACTTTACGGTGCATTCCAACTGGATCAGAGCAGATCGCCCTTCACCCAGTATCCGCCGTACGCAGCTTCGCTACAGAGTTCGTTCAACCAGCAGAACATGTACTTGCAGCAGCCACCGCCGCCACATGCACCCAACGCACCCACTCCTGACATTTATCAAAACAATTTATCGCAATATCGCCTC ACAGCTGCAGCTGCACCTCCATTCGGACAGAATCAGCAACTAAGTAATAACCCGAATACCGTACTTATCAGTTCGTCATCTAATTCTCTGATGTCAGCCACTGTTAAGCCATCTTCCCAACCGATTGGTGCTATTGGCACAAAAGCTCCACACTTTCAGGCACCATCAGCTCCTCCACAAGCAAGCCAA CTGACATACATTCCGTACGATCCAAACCAAGTGTTGGGAGTGAGTGGCAGTTACATGGGTAATTCACAGCTAGTTCAGAGACCAGGACCGAACGTTCAACCGTCGGCGAACAACTATTACAGCGCGACTTCCGCTGGTAAACCTAACATGTGCTTAT ACGTTTTCTCTGGATCGCAAACGGGGTTTTACCAGCCCGGTGGTGCGGCCCAGCAGACCGGAGCTCATTACAGCCTGCAGGGGTTTGGCCAGCACAGCCAAAGCCTGGCAACTGGTAATGCACCACCCGTAGGACTACAGAATTTCGGCTCACAATTCCTATCCGGTTCGGGTCTGCAAAtagctgctgcagccgcggctCAGCAGTATCGCAACCCCACAGGTGGACTACCAGGCCCAGCTAATGCAGCCGCAACCTTTCTCAGCAAGCATCAACAACAGGAGCAACCACGACAACTGAAAAGTCCTTCGGGAAATCAGCAAGACGTAATAGCTTCGGTCTTTAGCTCAA CGTCACCAAAATCGAGAAAGCAACAGTCATCTTCTCAGCAACCACAGCCGAGTCCGACTCAACACCACAAATTCCAACAATATCAGGGTGTCAGTCAGTCGGCTCTGGTAAGCAGCTACCCTAACTAC GTTTTACAGCAACAGAACGTGCGAGGAATGGGAGGAATGCCGCCGCGGGGTGGAATCCAGCCGTCTCAGCAGCGTTATCCCCCACCAATTCAGCGACCCGTAGTGCCCTTCCCACCGGGACCCAACCCAAATAACTCACAGCAGGGCCAGCAACAGCAAAACTGTATGCcgaatcagcagcagcagtcgcagATGAACCGACATAGGCCTAACATTcaccaacagcagcaacaacaacgcaATATGAAAATGCAACAGCAATATTATTCGGGACAAA GCAACGTGAAGATGGATTCCAATGATAAAGTGGATTCACACAATGATAAAATTTCTGATAACAATGCTGGAAACCAATCTAGCGGAAACAAAAGTAATGCCAATCCACCAGAAAGCGACAACAAAGAAGAAGTAAGCCAACAAAACGAATAA